One window from the genome of Larus michahellis chromosome 23, bLarMic1.1, whole genome shotgun sequence encodes:
- the ANO8 gene encoding anoctamin-8 isoform X4: MRLVPVLPGRCDGDAGHGDGVSPWRGHPAAGQGPCPCAGPRQGVTRGPWGPSPSRLAAAAARGLPGFPWRPAAFSLSPFFLRFPISRSRGPAGSRPRRGAAGRDKLFGKRLLQAGRYIMSHKAWMKTVPTENCDVLMTFPDTTDDHTLLWLLNHIRLGIPELIVQVRHHKHTRVYAFFVTATYESLLRGADEIGLRKPVKAEFGGGMRSFSCEEDYIYENIENELYFFTSQERQNIIRYWLENLRAKQGESLHNIHFLEGQPIIPELAARGVIQQVFPLHEQRILKRLMKSWVQAVCEAQPLDEICDYFGVKIAMYFAWLGFYTSAMVYPAVFGSILYTFTESDQLVPSVPQTSQDICCVVFAIFNVIWSTLFLEEWKRRGAEFAYKWGTLDTPAESIEEPRPQFRGIKRISPVTSAEEFYYPPWKRLLFQCLVSLPVCLACLSFVFLLMLGCFQLQEFVLSIQELPRIIRFLPKIVLAVIVTACDEVYKKIAYWLNDMENYRLQSAYEKHLIIKIVLFQFVNSYLSLFYIGFYLKDMERLKEMLATLLITRQFLQNVREVSQPHLYRRLRRGDLNLRSLRQLAHAVLRLLASHRRPPAPPEGLRGEKKCLNGGCGVPEEEEEEEERRESDSEEESALDCGLKLKKVSFIEKAERRGGEPGGPEDESFLEEGSPTMVEKGMDPASVFELCEDEEEAEGPPGSPVKAAEPAVVVPRAGGRRRRAAESREEEEGEEEGRKRNRASWIDPPEEDYSTQLTQAEVESCMKKYEDTFQDYQEMFIQFGYVVLFSSAFPLAAMCALVNNVIEIRSDAFKLCTGLQRPFGQRVESIGQWQKVMEAMGVLAIVVNCYLIAQCGQLQRLFPWLSPEGAIISVVVLEHFALFLKYIIQVAIPDIPAWVAEEMAKLEYQRREAFKKHERQAQHHFQQQQRRKREEEERQRHAEYQARKERESSRDEAKPEAAGQDPAHEKSQSKGKGSGGSSHGSDKPKRPSSLLATNNVMKLKQIIPLQGKFLSGGAGAGSTATARSPQSPTGSENKLPGFLSFKFLKSPETKRDAGTEKVQSPTKPFNPGKLFNFGKSEGAGGNGAAATASPQPRPGPSADTGERPVPSKSHLNGAPEEGGREEPESRAEEESGGYKL; this comes from the exons ATGCGCCTTGTCCCCGTCCTCCCCGGGAGGTGCGATGGGGACGCTGGGCATGGGGACGGCGTGTCCCCATGGCGTGGGCACCCCGCAGCAGGACAGGGACCATGTCCCTGCGCTGGGCCCCGTCAGGGGGTGACAAGGGGACCCTGGGGACCGTCCCCATCCCGCCTCGCAGCGGCGGCGGCACGGGGCCTCCCCGGGTTTCCATGGAGACCGGCTGCTTTTTCGCTCTCCCCATTTTTCCTGCGGTTTCCCATCTcccggagccgcggccctgctggatcccggccccgccgaggggctgcgggcagag ataagctctttgggaagcggcTGCTCCAGGCCGGGCGCTACATCATGTCCCACAAAGCCTGGATGAAGACGGTGCCCACGGAAAACTGCGACGTGCTCATGACCTTCCCGG ACACCACCGATGACCACACGCTGCTCTGGCTCCTGAACCACATCCGCCTCGGCATCCCCGAGCTCATCGTCCAGGTCCGGCACCACAAGCACACCCGCGTCTACGCCTTCTTCGTCACCGCCACCTACGAGAG ttTGCTGCGTGGGGCCGATGAGATCGGGCTGCGGAAGCCAGTGAAAGCCGAGTTCGGTGGCGGGATGCGGAGCTTCTCCTGCGAGGAGGACTACATCTACGAGAACATCGAGAACGAGCTTTACTTCTTCACCTCTCAG GAACGGCAAAACATCATCAGGTACTGGCTGGAGAACCTGCGCGCCAAGCAGGGCGAGTCGCTGCACAACATCCACTTCCTCGAGGGGCAGCCCATCA TCCCGGAGCTGGCGGCCCGCGGCGTCATCCAGCAGGTCTTCCCCCTGCACGAGCAGAGGATCCTCAAGCGGCTGATGAAGTCCTGGGTGCAGGCGGTCTGCGAGGCCCAGCCGCTGG ATGAGATCTGCGACTACTTCGGGGTGAAAATCGCCATGTATTTCGCCTGGCTGGGCTTCTACACCTCGGCCATGGTGTACCCCGCCGTCTTCGGCTCCATCCTCTACACCTTCACCGAGAGCGACCAG TTGGTGCCATCCGTCCCGCAGACCAGCCAGGACATCTGCTGCGTGGTCTTCGCCATCTTCAACGTCATCTGGTCCACCCTCTTCCTCGAGGAGTGGAAGCGCCGTGGGGCCGAGTTCGCCTACAAGTGGGGGACGTTGGACACCCCGGCCGAATCCATCGAGGAGCCCCGGCCCCAGTTCCGG GGCATTAAGAGAATCAGCCCCGTGACCAGCGCGGAGGAGTTTTATTACCCGCCGTGGAAGCGCctgctcttccagtgcctggtCAGCCTCCCCGTCTGCCTCGCCTGCCTCTCCTTCGTCTTCCTCCTCATGCTGGGCTGCTTCCAGCTCCAG gagTTCGTGCTGAGCATCCAGGAGCTGCCCCGCATCATCCGTTTCCTCCCCAAAATCGTCCTGGCCGTCATCGTCACCGCCTGCGACGAGGTTTACAAGAAGATCGCCTACTGGCTGAACGATATGg AGAACTACCGCCTGCAGAGTGCCTACGAGAAACACCTCATCATCAAAATCGTCCTG TTTCAGTTTGTAAATTCATACCTGAGTCTTTTCTACATCGGTTTCTACCTCAAAGACATGGAGCGGCTGAAGGAG ATGCTGGCCACGCTGCTCATCACCCGCCAGTTCCTGCAGAACGTCAGGGAGGTGTCGCAGCCCCACCTGTACCGGCGGCTGCGCCGGGGGGACCTCAACCTCCGCAGCCTCCGCCAGCTCGCCCACGCCGTCCTCCGCCTGCTCGCctcccaccgccgccccccggccccccccgagGGGCTGCGAGGGGAGAAGAAGTGTCTGAACGGCGGGTGCGGGGTgccggaggaagaggaggaggaggaagagcggcGGGAGTCGGACTCGGAGGAGGAGAGCGCCCTGGATTGCGGGCTGAAGCTGAAGAAGGTGAGCTTCATCGAGaaggcggagcggcgcggcggggagcccGGCGGCCCCGAGGACGAGAGCTTCCTGGAGGAGGGCAGCCCCACCATGGTGGAGAAGGGCATGGACCCCGCCTCCGTCTTCGAGCTGtgcgaggatgaggaggaggcCGAAGGTCCCCCCGGCAGCCCGGTCAAGGCGGCGGAGCCGGCGGTGGTGGTCCCGCGGGCAGGCGGCCGGAGGAGGCGGGCGGCTgagagccgggaggaggaggagggtgaggaggaagggcGGAAACGCAACCGGGCGTCGTGGATCGACCCGCCGGAGGAGGACTACTCCACGCAGCTGACGCAGGCGGAGGTGGAGAGCTGCATGAAGAAGTACGAG gacACCTTCCAGGACTATCAGGAGATGTTCATCCAGTTCGGCTACGTGGTGCTCTTCTCCTCCGCCTTCCCCCTGGCCGCCATGTGCGCCCTGGTCAACAACGTCATCGAGATCCGCAGCGACGCCTTCAAGCTGTGCACGGGGCTGCAGCGTCCCTTCGGCCAGCGGGTCGAGAGCATCGGCCAGTGgcag AAGGTGATGGAGGCCATGGGCGTCCTGGCCATCGTGGTCAACTGCTACCTGATCGCCCAGTGCGGGCAGCTCCAGCGTCTCTTCCCCTGGCTCAGCCCCGAGGGAGCCATCATCTCCGTGGTGGTGCTGGAG CACTTCGCCCTCTTCCTGAAGTACATCATCCAAGTGGCCATTCCCGACATCCCCGCCTGGGTGGCCGAGGAGATGGCCAAGCTGGAGTACCAGCGCCGCGAGGCCTTCAAG AAGCACGAGCGGCAGGCGCAGCAccacttccagcagcagcagcggcgcaagcgggaggaggaggagaggcagcggCACGCCGAGTACCAGGCCCGCAAGGAACGCGAGTCCAGCCGCGACGAGGCCAAGCCCGAGGCCGCCGGGCAGGACCCGGCCCACGAGAAGAGCCAGAGCAAAGGGAAGGGCTCCGGGGGTTCCTCGCACGGCTCCGACAAGCCCAAGcgccccagctccctgctggccaCCAACAACGTGATGAAGCTGAAGCAGATCATCCCGTTGCAGGGCAAGTTCCTctccgggggggccggggccggcagcACGGCCACCGCCaggtccccccagtcccccaccGGCAGCGAGAACAAGCTCCCCGGCTTCCTCAGCTTCAAGTTCCTCAAATCCCCCGAGACTAAGCGGGACGCGGGGACCGAGAAGGTCCAGTCACCCACCAAGCCATTCAATCCCGGCAAGCTCTTCAACTTCGGCAAGTCCGAAGGGGCCGGGGGCAACGGCGCCGCGGCCACCgcctccccccaaccccggcccggcccctcggCGGACACGGGCGAGCGGCCGGTCCCCAGCAAGTCCCATCTCAACGGAGCGCCGGAGGAGGGTGGCCGAGAGGAGCCGGAGAGCCGGGCGGAGGAGGAGAGCGGGGGCTATAAACTCTAA
- the ANO8 gene encoding anoctamin-8 isoform X5: protein MRLVPVLPGRCDGDAGHGDGVSPWRGHPAAGQGPCPCAGPRQGVTRGPWGPSPSRLAAAAARGLPGFPWRPAAFSLSPFFLRFPISRSRGPAGSRPRRGAAGRDKLFGKRLLQAGRYIMSHKAWMKTVPTENCDVLMTFPDTTDDHTLLWLLNHIRLGIPELIVQVRHHKHTRVYAFFVTATYESLLRGADEIGLRKPVKAEFGGGMRSFSCEEDYIYENIENELYFFTSQERQNIIRYWLENLRAKQGESLHNIHFLEGQPIIPELAARGVIQQVFPLHEQRILKRLMKSWVQAVCEAQPLDEICDYFGVKIAMYFAWLGFYTSAMVYPAVFGSILYTFTESDQTSQDICCVVFAIFNVIWSTLFLEEWKRRGAEFAYKWGTLDTPAESIEEPRPQFRGIKRISPVTSAEEFYYPPWKRLLFQCLVSLPVCLACLSFVFLLMLGCFQLQEFVLSIQELPRIIRFLPKIVLAVIVTACDEVYKKIAYWLNDMENYRLQSAYEKHLIIKIVLFQFVNSYLSLFYIGFYLKDMERLKEMLATLLITRQFLQNVREVSQPHLYRRLRRGDLNLRSLRQLAHAVLRLLASHRRPPAPPEGLRGEKKCLNGGCGVPEEEEEEEERRESDSEEESALDCGLKLKKVSFIEKAERRGGEPGGPEDESFLEEGSPTMVEKGMDPASVFELCEDEEEAEGPPGSPVKAAEPAVVVPRAGGRRRRAAESREEEEGEEEGRKRNRASWIDPPEEDYSTQLTQAEVESCMKKYEDTFQDYQEMFIQFGYVVLFSSAFPLAAMCALVNNVIEIRSDAFKLCTGLQRPFGQRVESIGQWQKVMEAMGVLAIVVNCYLIAQCGQLQRLFPWLSPEGAIISVVVLEHFALFLKYIIQVAIPDIPAWVAEEMAKLEYQRREAFKKHERQAQHHFQQQQRRKREEEERQRHAEYQARKERESSRDEAKPEAAGQDPAHEKSQSKGKGSGGSSHGSDKPKRPSSLLATNNVMKLKQIIPLQGKFLSGGAGAGSTATARSPQSPTGSENKLPGFLSFKFLKSPETKRDAGTEKVQSPTKPFNPGKLFNFGKSEGAGGNGAAATASPQPRPGPSADTGERPVPSKSHLNGAPEEGGREEPESRAEEESGGYKL from the exons ATGCGCCTTGTCCCCGTCCTCCCCGGGAGGTGCGATGGGGACGCTGGGCATGGGGACGGCGTGTCCCCATGGCGTGGGCACCCCGCAGCAGGACAGGGACCATGTCCCTGCGCTGGGCCCCGTCAGGGGGTGACAAGGGGACCCTGGGGACCGTCCCCATCCCGCCTCGCAGCGGCGGCGGCACGGGGCCTCCCCGGGTTTCCATGGAGACCGGCTGCTTTTTCGCTCTCCCCATTTTTCCTGCGGTTTCCCATCTcccggagccgcggccctgctggatcccggccccgccgaggggctgcgggcagag ataagctctttgggaagcggcTGCTCCAGGCCGGGCGCTACATCATGTCCCACAAAGCCTGGATGAAGACGGTGCCCACGGAAAACTGCGACGTGCTCATGACCTTCCCGG ACACCACCGATGACCACACGCTGCTCTGGCTCCTGAACCACATCCGCCTCGGCATCCCCGAGCTCATCGTCCAGGTCCGGCACCACAAGCACACCCGCGTCTACGCCTTCTTCGTCACCGCCACCTACGAGAG ttTGCTGCGTGGGGCCGATGAGATCGGGCTGCGGAAGCCAGTGAAAGCCGAGTTCGGTGGCGGGATGCGGAGCTTCTCCTGCGAGGAGGACTACATCTACGAGAACATCGAGAACGAGCTTTACTTCTTCACCTCTCAG GAACGGCAAAACATCATCAGGTACTGGCTGGAGAACCTGCGCGCCAAGCAGGGCGAGTCGCTGCACAACATCCACTTCCTCGAGGGGCAGCCCATCA TCCCGGAGCTGGCGGCCCGCGGCGTCATCCAGCAGGTCTTCCCCCTGCACGAGCAGAGGATCCTCAAGCGGCTGATGAAGTCCTGGGTGCAGGCGGTCTGCGAGGCCCAGCCGCTGG ATGAGATCTGCGACTACTTCGGGGTGAAAATCGCCATGTATTTCGCCTGGCTGGGCTTCTACACCTCGGCCATGGTGTACCCCGCCGTCTTCGGCTCCATCCTCTACACCTTCACCGAGAGCGACCAG ACCAGCCAGGACATCTGCTGCGTGGTCTTCGCCATCTTCAACGTCATCTGGTCCACCCTCTTCCTCGAGGAGTGGAAGCGCCGTGGGGCCGAGTTCGCCTACAAGTGGGGGACGTTGGACACCCCGGCCGAATCCATCGAGGAGCCCCGGCCCCAGTTCCGG GGCATTAAGAGAATCAGCCCCGTGACCAGCGCGGAGGAGTTTTATTACCCGCCGTGGAAGCGCctgctcttccagtgcctggtCAGCCTCCCCGTCTGCCTCGCCTGCCTCTCCTTCGTCTTCCTCCTCATGCTGGGCTGCTTCCAGCTCCAG gagTTCGTGCTGAGCATCCAGGAGCTGCCCCGCATCATCCGTTTCCTCCCCAAAATCGTCCTGGCCGTCATCGTCACCGCCTGCGACGAGGTTTACAAGAAGATCGCCTACTGGCTGAACGATATGg AGAACTACCGCCTGCAGAGTGCCTACGAGAAACACCTCATCATCAAAATCGTCCTG TTTCAGTTTGTAAATTCATACCTGAGTCTTTTCTACATCGGTTTCTACCTCAAAGACATGGAGCGGCTGAAGGAG ATGCTGGCCACGCTGCTCATCACCCGCCAGTTCCTGCAGAACGTCAGGGAGGTGTCGCAGCCCCACCTGTACCGGCGGCTGCGCCGGGGGGACCTCAACCTCCGCAGCCTCCGCCAGCTCGCCCACGCCGTCCTCCGCCTGCTCGCctcccaccgccgccccccggccccccccgagGGGCTGCGAGGGGAGAAGAAGTGTCTGAACGGCGGGTGCGGGGTgccggaggaagaggaggaggaggaagagcggcGGGAGTCGGACTCGGAGGAGGAGAGCGCCCTGGATTGCGGGCTGAAGCTGAAGAAGGTGAGCTTCATCGAGaaggcggagcggcgcggcggggagcccGGCGGCCCCGAGGACGAGAGCTTCCTGGAGGAGGGCAGCCCCACCATGGTGGAGAAGGGCATGGACCCCGCCTCCGTCTTCGAGCTGtgcgaggatgaggaggaggcCGAAGGTCCCCCCGGCAGCCCGGTCAAGGCGGCGGAGCCGGCGGTGGTGGTCCCGCGGGCAGGCGGCCGGAGGAGGCGGGCGGCTgagagccgggaggaggaggagggtgaggaggaagggcGGAAACGCAACCGGGCGTCGTGGATCGACCCGCCGGAGGAGGACTACTCCACGCAGCTGACGCAGGCGGAGGTGGAGAGCTGCATGAAGAAGTACGAG gacACCTTCCAGGACTATCAGGAGATGTTCATCCAGTTCGGCTACGTGGTGCTCTTCTCCTCCGCCTTCCCCCTGGCCGCCATGTGCGCCCTGGTCAACAACGTCATCGAGATCCGCAGCGACGCCTTCAAGCTGTGCACGGGGCTGCAGCGTCCCTTCGGCCAGCGGGTCGAGAGCATCGGCCAGTGgcag AAGGTGATGGAGGCCATGGGCGTCCTGGCCATCGTGGTCAACTGCTACCTGATCGCCCAGTGCGGGCAGCTCCAGCGTCTCTTCCCCTGGCTCAGCCCCGAGGGAGCCATCATCTCCGTGGTGGTGCTGGAG CACTTCGCCCTCTTCCTGAAGTACATCATCCAAGTGGCCATTCCCGACATCCCCGCCTGGGTGGCCGAGGAGATGGCCAAGCTGGAGTACCAGCGCCGCGAGGCCTTCAAG AAGCACGAGCGGCAGGCGCAGCAccacttccagcagcagcagcggcgcaagcgggaggaggaggagaggcagcggCACGCCGAGTACCAGGCCCGCAAGGAACGCGAGTCCAGCCGCGACGAGGCCAAGCCCGAGGCCGCCGGGCAGGACCCGGCCCACGAGAAGAGCCAGAGCAAAGGGAAGGGCTCCGGGGGTTCCTCGCACGGCTCCGACAAGCCCAAGcgccccagctccctgctggccaCCAACAACGTGATGAAGCTGAAGCAGATCATCCCGTTGCAGGGCAAGTTCCTctccgggggggccggggccggcagcACGGCCACCGCCaggtccccccagtcccccaccGGCAGCGAGAACAAGCTCCCCGGCTTCCTCAGCTTCAAGTTCCTCAAATCCCCCGAGACTAAGCGGGACGCGGGGACCGAGAAGGTCCAGTCACCCACCAAGCCATTCAATCCCGGCAAGCTCTTCAACTTCGGCAAGTCCGAAGGGGCCGGGGGCAACGGCGCCGCGGCCACCgcctccccccaaccccggcccggcccctcggCGGACACGGGCGAGCGGCCGGTCCCCAGCAAGTCCCATCTCAACGGAGCGCCGGAGGAGGGTGGCCGAGAGGAGCCGGAGAGCCGGGCGGAGGAGGAGAGCGGGGGCTATAAACTCTAA
- the ANO8 gene encoding anoctamin-8 isoform X1 codes for MRLVPVLPGRCDGDAGHGDGVSPWRGHPAAGQGPCPCAGPRQGVTRGPWGPSPSRLAAAAARGLPGFPWRPAAFSLSPFFLRFPISRSRGPAGSRPRRGAAGRDKLFGKRLLQAGRYIMSHKAWMKTVPTENCDVLMTFPDTTDDHTLLWLLNHIRLGIPELIVQVRHHKHTRVYAFFVTATYESLLRGADEIGLRKPVKAEFGGGMRSFSCEEDYIYENIENELYFFTSQERQNIIRYWLENLRAKQGESLHNIHFLEGQPIIPELAARGVIQQVFPLHEQRILKRLMKSWVQAVCEAQPLDEICDYFGVKIAMYFAWLGFYTSAMVYPAVFGSILYTFTESDQLVPSVPQTSQDICCVVFAIFNVIWSTLFLEEWKRRGAEFAYKWGTLDTPAESIEEPRPQFRGIKRISPVTSAEEFYYPPWKRLLFQCLVSLPVCLACLSFVFLLMLGCFQLQEFVLSIQELPRIIRFLPKIVLAVIVTACDEVYKKIAYWLNDMENYRLQSAYEKHLIIKIVLFQFVNSYLSLFYIGFYLKDMERLKELLLIFSLSQSLVRQLKEALLPFILLHLHLSLIFFKGLLGFCWRLGVSKMLATLLITRQFLQNVREVSQPHLYRRLRRGDLNLRSLRQLAHAVLRLLASHRRPPAPPEGLRGEKKCLNGGCGVPEEEEEEEERRESDSEEESALDCGLKLKKVSFIEKAERRGGEPGGPEDESFLEEGSPTMVEKGMDPASVFELCEDEEEAEGPPGSPVKAAEPAVVVPRAGGRRRRAAESREEEEGEEEGRKRNRASWIDPPEEDYSTQLTQAEVESCMKKYEDTFQDYQEMFIQFGYVVLFSSAFPLAAMCALVNNVIEIRSDAFKLCTGLQRPFGQRVESIGQWQKVMEAMGVLAIVVNCYLIAQCGQLQRLFPWLSPEGAIISVVVLEHFALFLKYIIQVAIPDIPAWVAEEMAKLEYQRREAFKKHERQAQHHFQQQQRRKREEEERQRHAEYQARKERESSRDEAKPEAAGQDPAHEKSQSKGKGSGGSSHGSDKPKRPSSLLATNNVMKLKQIIPLQGKFLSGGAGAGSTATARSPQSPTGSENKLPGFLSFKFLKSPETKRDAGTEKVQSPTKPFNPGKLFNFGKSEGAGGNGAAATASPQPRPGPSADTGERPVPSKSHLNGAPEEGGREEPESRAEEESGGYKL; via the exons ATGCGCCTTGTCCCCGTCCTCCCCGGGAGGTGCGATGGGGACGCTGGGCATGGGGACGGCGTGTCCCCATGGCGTGGGCACCCCGCAGCAGGACAGGGACCATGTCCCTGCGCTGGGCCCCGTCAGGGGGTGACAAGGGGACCCTGGGGACCGTCCCCATCCCGCCTCGCAGCGGCGGCGGCACGGGGCCTCCCCGGGTTTCCATGGAGACCGGCTGCTTTTTCGCTCTCCCCATTTTTCCTGCGGTTTCCCATCTcccggagccgcggccctgctggatcccggccccgccgaggggctgcgggcagag ataagctctttgggaagcggcTGCTCCAGGCCGGGCGCTACATCATGTCCCACAAAGCCTGGATGAAGACGGTGCCCACGGAAAACTGCGACGTGCTCATGACCTTCCCGG ACACCACCGATGACCACACGCTGCTCTGGCTCCTGAACCACATCCGCCTCGGCATCCCCGAGCTCATCGTCCAGGTCCGGCACCACAAGCACACCCGCGTCTACGCCTTCTTCGTCACCGCCACCTACGAGAG ttTGCTGCGTGGGGCCGATGAGATCGGGCTGCGGAAGCCAGTGAAAGCCGAGTTCGGTGGCGGGATGCGGAGCTTCTCCTGCGAGGAGGACTACATCTACGAGAACATCGAGAACGAGCTTTACTTCTTCACCTCTCAG GAACGGCAAAACATCATCAGGTACTGGCTGGAGAACCTGCGCGCCAAGCAGGGCGAGTCGCTGCACAACATCCACTTCCTCGAGGGGCAGCCCATCA TCCCGGAGCTGGCGGCCCGCGGCGTCATCCAGCAGGTCTTCCCCCTGCACGAGCAGAGGATCCTCAAGCGGCTGATGAAGTCCTGGGTGCAGGCGGTCTGCGAGGCCCAGCCGCTGG ATGAGATCTGCGACTACTTCGGGGTGAAAATCGCCATGTATTTCGCCTGGCTGGGCTTCTACACCTCGGCCATGGTGTACCCCGCCGTCTTCGGCTCCATCCTCTACACCTTCACCGAGAGCGACCAG TTGGTGCCATCCGTCCCGCAGACCAGCCAGGACATCTGCTGCGTGGTCTTCGCCATCTTCAACGTCATCTGGTCCACCCTCTTCCTCGAGGAGTGGAAGCGCCGTGGGGCCGAGTTCGCCTACAAGTGGGGGACGTTGGACACCCCGGCCGAATCCATCGAGGAGCCCCGGCCCCAGTTCCGG GGCATTAAGAGAATCAGCCCCGTGACCAGCGCGGAGGAGTTTTATTACCCGCCGTGGAAGCGCctgctcttccagtgcctggtCAGCCTCCCCGTCTGCCTCGCCTGCCTCTCCTTCGTCTTCCTCCTCATGCTGGGCTGCTTCCAGCTCCAG gagTTCGTGCTGAGCATCCAGGAGCTGCCCCGCATCATCCGTTTCCTCCCCAAAATCGTCCTGGCCGTCATCGTCACCGCCTGCGACGAGGTTTACAAGAAGATCGCCTACTGGCTGAACGATATGg AGAACTACCGCCTGCAGAGTGCCTACGAGAAACACCTCATCATCAAAATCGTCCTG TTTCAGTTTGTAAATTCATACCTGAGTCTTTTCTACATCGGTTTCTACCTCAAAGACATGGAGCGGCTGAAGGAG CTCCTGctcatcttctctctctcccaaAGCCTCGTGCGTCAGCTCAAAGAGGCTCTCCTTCCCTtcatcctcctccacctccacctctccCTCATCTTCTTTAAGGGCCTCCTGGGCTTTTGCTGGAGACTGGGAGTATCCAAA ATGCTGGCCACGCTGCTCATCACCCGCCAGTTCCTGCAGAACGTCAGGGAGGTGTCGCAGCCCCACCTGTACCGGCGGCTGCGCCGGGGGGACCTCAACCTCCGCAGCCTCCGCCAGCTCGCCCACGCCGTCCTCCGCCTGCTCGCctcccaccgccgccccccggccccccccgagGGGCTGCGAGGGGAGAAGAAGTGTCTGAACGGCGGGTGCGGGGTgccggaggaagaggaggaggaggaagagcggcGGGAGTCGGACTCGGAGGAGGAGAGCGCCCTGGATTGCGGGCTGAAGCTGAAGAAGGTGAGCTTCATCGAGaaggcggagcggcgcggcggggagcccGGCGGCCCCGAGGACGAGAGCTTCCTGGAGGAGGGCAGCCCCACCATGGTGGAGAAGGGCATGGACCCCGCCTCCGTCTTCGAGCTGtgcgaggatgaggaggaggcCGAAGGTCCCCCCGGCAGCCCGGTCAAGGCGGCGGAGCCGGCGGTGGTGGTCCCGCGGGCAGGCGGCCGGAGGAGGCGGGCGGCTgagagccgggaggaggaggagggtgaggaggaagggcGGAAACGCAACCGGGCGTCGTGGATCGACCCGCCGGAGGAGGACTACTCCACGCAGCTGACGCAGGCGGAGGTGGAGAGCTGCATGAAGAAGTACGAG gacACCTTCCAGGACTATCAGGAGATGTTCATCCAGTTCGGCTACGTGGTGCTCTTCTCCTCCGCCTTCCCCCTGGCCGCCATGTGCGCCCTGGTCAACAACGTCATCGAGATCCGCAGCGACGCCTTCAAGCTGTGCACGGGGCTGCAGCGTCCCTTCGGCCAGCGGGTCGAGAGCATCGGCCAGTGgcag AAGGTGATGGAGGCCATGGGCGTCCTGGCCATCGTGGTCAACTGCTACCTGATCGCCCAGTGCGGGCAGCTCCAGCGTCTCTTCCCCTGGCTCAGCCCCGAGGGAGCCATCATCTCCGTGGTGGTGCTGGAG CACTTCGCCCTCTTCCTGAAGTACATCATCCAAGTGGCCATTCCCGACATCCCCGCCTGGGTGGCCGAGGAGATGGCCAAGCTGGAGTACCAGCGCCGCGAGGCCTTCAAG AAGCACGAGCGGCAGGCGCAGCAccacttccagcagcagcagcggcgcaagcgggaggaggaggagaggcagcggCACGCCGAGTACCAGGCCCGCAAGGAACGCGAGTCCAGCCGCGACGAGGCCAAGCCCGAGGCCGCCGGGCAGGACCCGGCCCACGAGAAGAGCCAGAGCAAAGGGAAGGGCTCCGGGGGTTCCTCGCACGGCTCCGACAAGCCCAAGcgccccagctccctgctggccaCCAACAACGTGATGAAGCTGAAGCAGATCATCCCGTTGCAGGGCAAGTTCCTctccgggggggccggggccggcagcACGGCCACCGCCaggtccccccagtcccccaccGGCAGCGAGAACAAGCTCCCCGGCTTCCTCAGCTTCAAGTTCCTCAAATCCCCCGAGACTAAGCGGGACGCGGGGACCGAGAAGGTCCAGTCACCCACCAAGCCATTCAATCCCGGCAAGCTCTTCAACTTCGGCAAGTCCGAAGGGGCCGGGGGCAACGGCGCCGCGGCCACCgcctccccccaaccccggcccggcccctcggCGGACACGGGCGAGCGGCCGGTCCCCAGCAAGTCCCATCTCAACGGAGCGCCGGAGGAGGGTGGCCGAGAGGAGCCGGAGAGCCGGGCGGAGGAGGAGAGCGGGGGCTATAAACTCTAA